The Flaviramulus sp. BrNp1-15 genome includes the window TTAACAAAAAATATTTTAGTAATAGAATTAATACTTCATTTAGTTGTTAATATTATACTTATGAGATTTAACTATAACTCTTCAACAACATACTTGCTTGTAAATAATGCTTTCCAGTTTTAAAGTTTTGTTTCTTTTCAAAATGAAGATTTAAGATTTCTCCAAACTTGGTTTTTTGTTCTAGATGATGAATAAGTTCAAGAATAGAGTTATAATCTCCTTCAATTGTAAATTGATACGTTTTAATGGTTAAATCATTATTTTTTGATTTATGGGGCTCTAAAAAACTAACAACTTTTAACTTGTTATTGGAAAAGGAATTTATAGTTTTTAATAAATTATTTTGAATTGAGCCACCTTGAATTTGATATTTAGTTAAAAGGGAATCGTAATACTTTTGCTTCTGTTTTAAAAGCGATAATTGCTGTGGTGTATTTTTAAAAAGTACTTCTTCTTTTTTTAATTCATTATACTCTTTTTTTAAATTTAGAGTATTAATAATAGCCAACTGATAAGATAAAATCAAAATGATAATAAATCCAGCAACCAGTAGTATATTTTTGGTCTTATTTGTCATGTTGTTATTATGATTTTAATGCTAAAAGAAGAGATAGACGTTTTAGTATCTTTATAATTATTAACTTCAACTTTGTCTATCCACGTCATAGTTTCTAAAGTTGAAACCCATTTTGAATAGGCTTCGCTATCGTTAGAGGTTCCTGATAAAATAATGGTATTTTGGTTTAATTCAATACCCTTATCTTGTTTTAAGCTTTTCATTAAAGGTTGATAATTAATTTCAGTAAGTAAAATGGAGTTTGGTATGCTTTTTACTAACGAGTTAACATAAAAAGAGCTTTTAGAAGCACTGCTTTTAAGCAAATCATCAGTCATTTTCTTTGATTTACTAACATCTTCATTTAATTTAATAATTTGACTTTTAGTAGTTTGATTTAGTTGTGAAGTTGAATTTAAGCTATTGACTTTATTGAAATAGTAATTAAAAAACGCAAAATTAATTAATAAAACAACAAGTATAAAAACAAGTGAAGTTTTAAAGAATTGATTGAAGAACCGAACTTGTTTAAAAGTATTAAGAAGTTCCGTTAGTTTATTCTTAAAGTTTGTAGTTGGTTTATAATTATTTAGAACATAAGCAAGCGCTCCAGATAAAGATAAAATGTAATAATTTGAAGTTTC containing:
- a CDS encoding PilN domain-containing protein, with the protein product MLDRFISYLQFGNTFSGIEYTLKHNEAIIYVTILKKIKQEVDIHTTFSSKSVEDVSKQLPKQQHVFLIINNDHILTKKLKHEAHNDDLKLVNKAFPNINLAEFYFEIIDQNDYYFISICRKKYVDELIKKYTDLGIYVVNFSLGNSIISNTISFVDIDAISTSNAVISFKNKTIETIDLNENIKEENYNINGLETSNYYILSLSGALAYVLNNYKPTTNFKNKLTELLNTFKQVRFFNQFFKTSLVFILVVLLINFAFFNYYFNKVNSLNSTSQLNQTTKSQIIKLNEDVSKSKKMTDDLLKSSASKSSFYVNSLVKSIPNSILLTEINYQPLMKSLKQDKGIELNQNTIILSGTSNDSEAYSKWVSTLETMTWIDKVEVNNYKDTKTSISSFSIKIIITT